In Leptospira stimsonii, a single window of DNA contains:
- the gltX gene encoding glutamate--tRNA ligase, translating into MNQTREVRTRFAPSPSGFLHVGGARTALFNYLYAKSQGGKFILRIEDTDQNRSTEASFKIILESLQWLGIHWDEGPGAGGEFGPYIQSERISIYKEYTDKLLKEKKAYRCFCTQEELEAKKKQAEAMGVPYVYDGLHANMSDEEVEEKIKQGIPYSIRFKTPSKTLIVNDIIQGKVKFETKLIGDFIIVKSDGFPSYNYAVVVDDALMKITHVIRGVGHLSNTPRQILLYEALGYETPEFAHASEIVGMDGKKLSKRAGATSILAFRDLGYLPETFRNYMALLGWTSPDGREYLPSEELEKIFDVHRCSKSPSTFDVFKKPKGGDEEVVTNFSDLSQIAEAMNPKSKLNWLSNRTIRDLDISKVLENLLPFIKDRKDIPEEVKNVSNPVLTSIVESVRVYLDNLTQAPEYIAEFFVTDLKIQSEEAAGYLKEGDGPKVVKEFYAMLKNSDPKTDEDYKNSMSKIGEVTGQKGKTLFMPIRAATTGKSAGLELPILFPLLGKEKLLQRIEKTAGEVGISLSS; encoded by the coding sequence ATGAATCAAACCAGAGAAGTTCGTACTAGATTTGCACCTTCCCCGAGTGGATTTCTCCACGTAGGCGGAGCGAGAACCGCACTCTTCAATTATTTATACGCAAAGTCCCAAGGCGGAAAGTTTATCTTAAGAATCGAGGACACGGATCAAAACCGTTCCACGGAAGCTTCTTTTAAAATCATATTAGAATCTTTGCAATGGTTGGGAATCCACTGGGACGAGGGCCCGGGAGCCGGCGGAGAATTCGGTCCTTACATTCAAAGCGAAAGAATTTCGATCTATAAAGAATATACGGATAAACTTCTCAAAGAGAAAAAAGCGTACCGTTGTTTTTGTACGCAAGAAGAATTGGAAGCGAAGAAAAAACAAGCCGAAGCGATGGGAGTTCCCTACGTCTACGACGGCCTTCACGCAAACATGTCCGACGAAGAAGTCGAAGAGAAAATCAAACAAGGAATTCCGTATTCGATTCGATTCAAAACCCCTTCCAAAACGTTGATTGTCAACGATATCATTCAGGGAAAGGTGAAGTTCGAAACGAAATTGATCGGCGATTTTATTATCGTCAAGTCGGACGGGTTCCCTTCTTACAACTACGCCGTTGTCGTGGACGACGCGCTCATGAAAATCACTCACGTGATTCGTGGAGTCGGGCATCTTTCCAATACGCCGAGACAAATTTTGTTATACGAAGCCCTGGGTTATGAAACGCCTGAGTTCGCACACGCTTCCGAAATCGTAGGGATGGACGGTAAAAAACTTTCGAAAAGAGCGGGAGCCACTTCGATTCTTGCGTTTCGCGATCTCGGTTATTTACCGGAAACCTTTCGGAACTACATGGCATTGTTAGGATGGACTTCTCCGGACGGAAGAGAATACCTTCCGAGCGAAGAGTTGGAGAAAATTTTCGACGTCCATCGTTGTTCAAAGTCGCCTTCAACTTTCGACGTCTTTAAAAAACCGAAAGGTGGAGACGAAGAAGTGGTCACAAACTTTTCCGATCTTTCTCAGATTGCAGAAGCGATGAATCCGAAATCGAAACTCAATTGGCTATCAAACCGAACAATTCGAGATTTGGATATATCGAAAGTATTAGAGAATCTACTTCCTTTTATCAAAGACCGAAAAGATATTCCAGAAGAAGTAAAAAATGTAAGTAACCCTGTGCTTACTTCCATCGTCGAATCTGTTAGAGTGTATCTGGATAACCTGACTCAGGCTCCGGAATACATCGCAGAATTCTTCGTTACGGACCTAAAGATTCAGTCGGAAGAAGCGGCTGGTTACCTAAAAGAAGGCGATGGTCCCAAGGTAGTGAAAGAATTCTACGCAATGCTGAAGAATTCTGATCCAAAGACCGATGAGGACTATAAGAACTCAATGTCCAAGATCGGGGAAGTTACCGGTCAGAAAGGAAAAACTCTCTTTATGCCGATCCGGGCCGCAACCACCGGAAAGTCAGCTGGTTTGGAGTTGCCGATTCTTTTTCCACTTTTGGGGAAAGAAAAACTCCTCCAGAGAATTGAAAAAACCGCCGGAGAAGTAGGAATTTCGTTGTCGTCCTGA
- a CDS encoding ATP-binding protein gives MRDSDESLLVKHHGGSYVMFLPTDLTSIRELRNALRDSLSENSFAKKDITQIELAADEALTNSISANVKVSSDETIICRWVIRDCKFTLWIMDYGSGLKAEKLESLSAPSEPSNLKDYINYIKKHQEKKCEILPWRGSQVPHRNIGRGLQIIQSLMDSFKIMYHCGEGKISFNPDDKNIKGSIIELGFDASKHPA, from the coding sequence ATGAGAGATTCTGACGAATCATTGCTGGTTAAACATCATGGGGGATCGTACGTTATGTTCCTTCCGACGGACCTAACCAGTATCCGGGAACTTCGTAATGCCCTGAGAGATTCCCTCTCGGAGAATTCCTTTGCCAAAAAAGATATTACTCAGATCGAATTGGCCGCCGATGAAGCGCTTACAAACTCAATTTCGGCTAACGTAAAAGTCAGTTCCGATGAAACCATTATCTGTCGATGGGTGATTCGTGATTGTAAATTCACTTTGTGGATCATGGACTACGGCTCCGGTCTCAAAGCTGAAAAATTAGAATCGCTGTCCGCACCTTCCGAACCTTCCAATCTCAAAGATTACATCAACTACATCAAAAAACACCAGGAAAAGAAATGTGAAATTCTTCCCTGGAGAGGGTCTCAGGTTCCTCACCGAAATATCGGAAGAGGATTGCAGATCATTCAATCTTTGATGGATTCGTTTAAGATCATGTATCATTGCGGAGAAGGAAAAATTTCCTTCAATCCGGATGATAAGAACATCAAAGGTTCCATCATCGAACTTGGATTCGACGCGTCCAAACATCCCGCTTAA
- a CDS encoding DUF455 family protein yields MTLNEFAKQVLYGAGLEDKLFSPSIPPEDIGTFEMFNLPNLPIREKKIQISDHKSKIPRLEQLFSDENRYITLHHFANHELMAIELFAYAILKFQDAPSRVRWSLYRTLLEEQNHLRLYLSEMKNGGMELGDRPLNYIFWKQIPRMQTLEKFYAIMAISFEGANLDFSRIYTMAFERFGDTQKAEIMKKVFEDEIKHVRRGYQYIRNQRPDSKSEWEYYLSLIEFPFTPRRAKGYHYFPETRIEAGFSKEFVTELERYEDEFTGRVNSRILKEVLDLN; encoded by the coding sequence ATGACCCTAAACGAATTTGCAAAGCAGGTGCTCTACGGCGCCGGCCTTGAAGACAAATTATTCTCTCCGTCGATTCCACCGGAAGACATTGGAACATTCGAAATGTTTAATTTACCGAATCTTCCGATCCGGGAAAAAAAAATCCAAATCAGTGATCACAAAAGCAAAATTCCCAGATTGGAACAATTGTTTTCGGATGAAAATCGATACATAACGCTTCATCATTTTGCCAACCACGAACTGATGGCGATCGAACTATTTGCCTACGCCATTCTTAAGTTTCAAGATGCGCCGTCGAGAGTCCGTTGGAGTTTGTATCGAACTCTTTTGGAGGAACAGAATCATCTTCGGCTTTATCTTTCGGAAATGAAAAATGGAGGAATGGAACTCGGAGATCGACCTCTCAATTATATCTTCTGGAAACAAATTCCGAGAATGCAGACTCTCGAGAAGTTTTACGCCATTATGGCAATTTCTTTCGAAGGTGCGAATCTCGACTTTTCGAGAATTTACACTATGGCTTTTGAAAGATTCGGCGATACACAAAAGGCCGAGATCATGAAGAAAGTTTTTGAAGACGAAATCAAACACGTCAGACGCGGATATCAATACATTCGGAATCAAAGGCCCGACTCGAAAAGTGAATGGGAGTACTACCTTTCACTGATCGAGTTTCCTTTTACTCCGAGAAGGGCGAAAGGATATCATTACTTTCCTGAAACTCGGATCGAAGCCGGTTTTTCCAAGGAATTTGTAACAGAATTGGAAAGATACGAAGACGAATTTACGGGAAGAGTGAATTCTCGAATTTTGAAAGAGGTGCTGGATCTAAATTAG
- a CDS encoding LIC13341 family surface-exposed protein codes for MNPFVSRIQKILQILILIFVAVSCSSKTPSDSRIVELLLSPSEQKNPDVVVKKVGNLDEDPDLESFALVRNGTEEVLGIFKKKSGEWSLVGKFSFSLLNIGPLHYDASKSSWLPGDGENPQTKEAGFVVKRILMEELPGDGFNSLFLEVLSEEPPLGLFSVPYGIRKGQKILDGLLSLKDHEFLIKTKRIDFDYNKTEKNITIFPSIRSYAQNFIFNGWEMVPDIPRVAVPSLLSLEAPIEWKKGVPGETVLWFKNRGSYAGTTYLSLSFPDGGKVSIDTTKEGQRIYSPGSSVFSSAGKYINSSVPLVEITKDGWGRNHKYGIRFSIIPDKDGIPSILFRSSTRMGRDVVNLPNQFGSIQKQTDQQGFSAYRLELIPKKE; via the coding sequence ATGAATCCATTCGTTTCTCGTATTCAAAAAATTCTTCAAATATTGATTTTGATTTTTGTCGCGGTGAGTTGTTCCTCAAAAACTCCTTCGGATTCTCGAATCGTTGAATTACTGTTATCACCTTCCGAACAAAAGAATCCCGATGTCGTCGTAAAAAAAGTAGGAAACTTAGACGAGGATCCGGACCTGGAATCCTTTGCCTTGGTTCGGAACGGAACAGAAGAAGTGCTCGGAATTTTTAAAAAGAAAAGCGGAGAATGGTCTTTGGTCGGTAAATTCTCCTTTTCTCTTTTGAACATCGGGCCTCTTCACTACGACGCTTCGAAGTCTTCTTGGCTTCCGGGTGACGGTGAAAACCCTCAAACAAAGGAAGCCGGTTTCGTAGTTAAGAGAATTCTAATGGAAGAGCTTCCGGGTGACGGATTCAATTCTCTCTTTCTGGAAGTTTTAAGCGAAGAACCTCCTCTCGGACTTTTTTCCGTTCCTTACGGAATTCGAAAAGGTCAAAAGATTTTGGACGGTCTTCTTTCTCTAAAAGATCATGAATTTCTAATCAAGACAAAACGAATCGACTTCGATTACAATAAAACCGAAAAGAACATCACGATCTTTCCGTCAATTCGAAGTTATGCGCAAAATTTTATCTTCAATGGTTGGGAGATGGTTCCCGATATACCAAGGGTAGCCGTTCCTTCCCTTCTTTCCTTGGAGGCGCCGATAGAATGGAAAAAAGGAGTTCCAGGCGAGACCGTTCTTTGGTTTAAGAATCGCGGTTCTTATGCAGGCACTACTTATCTTTCTCTGTCCTTTCCAGATGGAGGAAAGGTAAGCATTGATACGACCAAGGAAGGTCAACGGATCTATTCTCCCGGTTCGAGCGTTTTTTCCTCGGCAGGAAAATACATCAATTCTTCCGTTCCGCTCGTTGAGATCACGAAAGACGGATGGGGGAGAAATCATAAATACGGTATTCGTTTTTCCATCATTCCCGATAAGGACGGAATCCCGAGTATTCTTTTCCGATCTTCTACTCGTATGGGGAGAGACGTGGTTAATCTTCCGAATCAATTCGGATCGATTCAAAAACAAACCGATCAGCAGGGCTTTTCCGCGTATCGATTAGAACTGATTCCAAAAAAAGAATGA
- a CDS encoding FFLEELY motif protein, whose translation MSDLAGKKLKAARAEVVRAQVERFRVFYANYFHLEETIPMVEYFFEKIYNLDGREVWLQLAMDTYQKVKGMMKESSRENIEYLIELNNLTEEMDTILAKHLIDSGWDGKRLTREEYDLHYGQMGHYKDRIRQLEIVLRNLKVFYELAHKPISAYLIRPARYMAGMLGVSALFQSVEEAYNATLPVSSKIFNSFYEEVEKRETEYIESLLGNHRKEA comes from the coding sequence ATGAGCGATCTTGCGGGAAAAAAATTAAAAGCGGCTAGAGCCGAAGTCGTTCGAGCACAGGTGGAGCGATTTCGAGTTTTTTACGCCAACTACTTTCATTTGGAAGAAACGATTCCCATGGTGGAATACTTCTTCGAAAAAATCTACAACTTGGATGGAAGAGAAGTATGGCTCCAGCTTGCGATGGACACATACCAAAAAGTGAAAGGTATGATGAAGGAAAGCTCTAGAGAGAATATCGAGTATTTGATCGAGCTCAATAATTTGACCGAAGAGATGGATACCATTCTTGCAAAACATCTGATCGATTCTGGTTGGGACGGAAAACGCCTCACAAGAGAAGAATACGATCTTCACTACGGTCAGATGGGTCATTATAAAGATAGAATCAGACAACTTGAAATCGTTCTTCGCAATCTAAAAGTTTTTTACGAATTAGCGCATAAGCCGATCAGTGCCTATCTGATTCGTCCCGCGCGTTATATGGCGGGAATGCTGGGAGTCTCCGCTCTTTTTCAAAGTGTTGAAGAAGCGTATAACGCGACTTTGCCGGTCTCCTCGAAAATCTTTAATTCTTTTTACGAGGAAGTGGAGAAGAGAGAAACCGAATACATAGAATCTTTGCTTGGGAACCATCGGAAGGAAGCATGA
- a CDS encoding OmpA/MotB family protein gives MSRLRRQLLERSRRKDESHENRERWLLTYADMITLLLGLFIIMYSISQVDQAKLKQVADVIRGGFGLGESFFQGNTVSIEEDPLLQPRTQLYRFWERVSYALKKLKEKAKLNIGIQETEEIKIVLFGSSLGEGQFQPDEDMTFAFQKIAELSGAMDVDISLKVQIPYGNEAAQKGFRNAWEYNAYRAELIADSLSKNYKIPKDRISIQASSAYQAIENSSSTPEGKASGERVEIYIRKKSEH, from the coding sequence ATGAGTCGTCTTAGAAGACAACTTTTGGAGAGGAGTCGCCGAAAGGACGAATCCCACGAAAACCGGGAAAGATGGCTGTTGACCTACGCCGATATGATCACCTTACTCTTGGGTTTGTTTATCATTATGTATTCCATTTCGCAAGTCGACCAAGCCAAACTCAAACAAGTGGCCGACGTGATCCGCGGAGGCTTCGGTTTAGGAGAATCCTTTTTTCAAGGAAATACTGTCTCCATTGAAGAGGATCCTTTGCTACAACCACGAACGCAACTCTATCGTTTTTGGGAACGCGTTAGTTATGCATTGAAAAAACTCAAAGAAAAAGCAAAACTGAATATAGGAATTCAGGAAACAGAAGAGATCAAGATCGTTCTATTCGGGTCGTCTTTAGGAGAAGGCCAATTTCAGCCCGACGAGGATATGACGTTTGCTTTTCAAAAGATTGCTGAATTGTCCGGGGCGATGGACGTTGATATCTCTCTAAAGGTGCAAATTCCTTATGGCAATGAAGCGGCTCAAAAGGGTTTTAGAAACGCCTGGGAATACAATGCATATCGAGCGGAGTTGATTGCCGATTCTCTATCTAAGAATTATAAAATTCCAAAAGATAGAATTTCTATCCAAGCGTCTAGCGCCTATCAAGCGATTGAAAATTCTTCCTCAACACCGGAAGGAAAGGCTTCGGGTGAACGTGTTGAAATTTATATTCGTAAAAAATCGGAACACTGA
- a CDS encoding LA_2478/LA_2722/LA_4182 family protein, whose amino-acid sequence MNQTTKKFLLILLGTLFLPSFSLCKKTSLPQGILDEKWREESSELVSAYCQKLASCTDGNLDHLKDSTKVLVQGRLNPANCADKFRKSNAYLLANEDSEKIKEAVRGCFQLVTNESCEKIQAGVLKHSKECNELQAIQSKR is encoded by the coding sequence ATGAACCAAACAACTAAAAAATTTTTATTGATCCTTCTTGGAACCTTATTCCTTCCGAGTTTTTCTCTTTGTAAAAAGACTTCTCTACCTCAAGGTATCCTCGATGAAAAATGGAGAGAAGAATCATCCGAATTAGTATCAGCTTATTGTCAAAAACTTGCGAGTTGTACCGACGGAAATCTCGATCATTTGAAAGATTCGACAAAGGTTTTGGTCCAGGGAAGACTCAATCCTGCAAACTGTGCCGATAAATTTCGTAAATCAAACGCCTATCTTCTCGCTAATGAAGATTCGGAAAAGATCAAAGAGGCGGTTCGAGGATGTTTTCAACTCGTAACGAATGAATCCTGCGAAAAAATTCAAGCAGGGGTTTTGAAACATTCAAAAGAATGTAATGAACTTCAAGCAATTCAATCAAAACGATAA
- a CDS encoding M14 family zinc carboxypeptidase yields the protein MLRGYKRLNRYDKKLLKILKLGGKLANLSQIGFSRKTTEGFRFPIHALRLGTDKGLKEHPVGIVAGVHGLETIGILILLDFLEYILHPDSTGYLPDLKKGKLGIVVLPIVNPGGVVLKQRSNPAGVDLMRNSGIDAIKALPFFGGQKISKRLPYYRGQGLEPESRALFRLVQESFFEVKDAIIPVLDLHSGFGTVDNVWWPYAYTKAPCPDTPLYQKIGDHLKNHCGHIHFQYGPQSETYTTHGDLWDKFYDHYIEYHKEESSWNSKFLPLTLEVGTWSDIKEDPSKLFRKRGIFNPASFNKIETVGRYRGFLRDFVKLGVTKPKDWGFE from the coding sequence ATGTTACGCGGATACAAAAGACTCAATCGATACGATAAGAAACTTCTCAAAATTTTAAAGTTGGGTGGCAAACTTGCAAATTTGAGTCAGATCGGCTTTTCCAGAAAAACCACCGAAGGTTTTCGATTTCCGATCCATGCGCTTCGACTTGGTACCGATAAAGGTCTGAAAGAGCATCCCGTCGGAATCGTAGCTGGGGTTCACGGTTTGGAAACCATCGGGATTCTTATCTTACTCGATTTTTTAGAATATATTTTACATCCAGATTCAACCGGTTATCTTCCTGATTTGAAAAAGGGAAAATTGGGAATCGTCGTTTTACCGATCGTCAATCCCGGCGGTGTTGTTCTAAAACAAAGATCGAATCCTGCGGGTGTGGATCTGATGAGAAACTCGGGAATTGATGCGATTAAGGCTCTGCCTTTTTTCGGCGGTCAAAAAATTTCAAAACGACTTCCTTATTACCGCGGCCAAGGATTGGAGCCGGAATCGAGAGCCTTGTTTCGTCTGGTTCAAGAATCCTTTTTCGAGGTGAAAGACGCGATCATTCCGGTGCTGGATCTCCATTCCGGTTTTGGAACGGTAGATAATGTTTGGTGGCCTTATGCCTATACAAAGGCTCCTTGTCCAGATACTCCTTTATATCAGAAGATAGGAGATCATCTCAAAAATCATTGTGGGCACATTCATTTTCAATACGGTCCTCAAAGTGAAACCTATACGACTCACGGAGATCTCTGGGATAAGTTTTACGATCATTATATTGAATATCACAAAGAAGAATCATCTTGGAATTCTAAATTTTTACCTCTTACATTGGAAGTTGGGACTTGGTCCGATATCAAGGAAGATCCTTCTAAGTTGTTTCGAAAAAGAGGAATTTTTAATCCGGCTTCGTTTAACAAAATCGAGACGGTGGGAAGATACAGGGGATTTTTGAGAGACTTTGTCAAACTAGGCGTGACCAAACCAAAGGACTGGGGATTTGAATAG